The nucleotide sequence AGAAAGAGATCacagatacaagcggccgaaatgagtttcctctgcagggtgtcTGGCCCCTTccttagagacagggtgagaagctcggtcgtccgggagggactcagagtagagccgctgcttctcctcgtcgagaggagccagttgaggtggctcgggcatctggctaggatgcctcctggacgcctccctggtgaggtgttccgggcacgtcccaccggtaggaggcccagaggaagacccaggacacgctgatgggactatgtttctcgggtggcctgggaacgcctcgggattcccccggacgagCTGGCTCAAGTGGCTGggaagagggaagtctgggtctctctgcttaggctgctgctcctacaatggatggatggacagacggatggatggatggatggatgtctctGAGGAATTTTTCTGACACCTTGTTGAAAGCTAAAGGAGCTCCAACATTGTACTTGCACGGTGCATCTAAGAAAATGGCTAGTGAATGTGCATAAGTTTATCAATACCAAAACAGTTAGAAATTAAGGCTGcttatgtaattttttttataatggtATAGCTCACATGTATGAATGTGAAGCATTCAATAGCAgcatgatttaatttaaatccaCCATTCCATccacaaacaaatacaaatggGGAAGATGTGCCGACAGTCAACAACAACACACCCCCctttaaaaacagcagcatcgaaaataagaaaacaatttaCATGCAAATCAAATGTTATCATCTCAATCTCTTTATTCCACTTTCTCCTGCAAAATTGTATTCATATGCACAAAGGCATTCAATTATTGTAGCTGTGTCTCAACTTTTCACATCTCACAGCGTTTTCTATTTGGAGAGGCAGTCTCTATGTACATTTAATAGGCAGCCATTCTGTTCCCCCAACTCTGTGAGAGATCACTGTGAGTGTGTCAGttggaggagatggcagcaagTATCAGTGCATAAAATCAAGCTTCTGCACCAAAGTGACAGGCCCTGGATATTGTTGGCAAATGGATGTTAAATCCATCCAGGAACCACCAACAGCAGTCCTAGCTATGAAATATTAACTGTACTTTGGCTAAAGGGATGGGAAATTGCTCTGCTAGATATACCACAAACCCTTGTTTGTGAGCAATCCATCTGACATATCTTGTTTTGTggagaaaaagaacaaagacgAAATAATTATGTCATTTGGCTCTTTCTGTTAAGATCTGCTCTCATTTGTTATTTAGACTAATGCAACATGAGAGCATACACAAAAAGATGTCAAAGAGTGTTACAGTAAAAATATCCAATCTTTGCTGTAGTCTGCAGCTCAGCAAAGAGGACAGCAGGAAACAAAGTCATGCTACGCCTGTAACAAACACTAGAGagcaaaaaaaggtttttaaatggTACCAGCAGATGTCAACATAACACTATTTTCAAGAGTTGTCTGTCTGCAGCCAAATGTTGTTGGGGTTTTCTAGAAGCATCCAACCATACAGCAATTCTTTCCAGAGGCTAGAAATTAAATCAGCACTTTGTGTCTTTGTTACAACACAATTATTCTGGGAAAACCTACATCCTGACTTTCACAGGTCTTttgagcttgaatcttctcataactgaaatatttttgctgAGCATTTATATCCCTCATAAAAGCAGTGCTCCTAGCCACTTCTCTACTGGACCTTGACTGGACAAGTTTATAGGAATGGCTCAATGAACATTTACAAAGAGATTACTCTATCCCTTTTAAACTCTCCAGATAGGCTTCATAGCATCGGTTTCAGTCAGTAGAAATCACAACCACTAAACTGgctaatgaaaaaaaatttaagttgCATAAGATtaatgaaaaacgtttttttttttttaagtacagTAGTGTTGACTTATGTAACAGTATTTCCATATGCTATTCAGTATATAACTGAATACTTGgttgggctccttttgcataaattactgcatcagtgtgaCATGGCATGGAGATGATCAGCTTCTAGCTCTTCTGAGATGTTAAGGAAtctcaggttgctttgatagctgccttccGCTTGTCTGCAGTCTTAAGTCTTGTGTTTCTCATTTttatcttcacaatatcccatatATTTCCTAGGGTTAGTTGATGCTAGTTTGCTGGTCAGTCAAGCACATTGACACCATGGTAATTAAATTAGCTATTTGGTACTCATAAGTGTGGGCAAGTGTCAAGTTAGTGTAGGAAAAGGCatctaacatctctgcagatcccacacatcctggtcacaaaatgtttagacttttatctTCAGGTCGGTGCTACAGAGCACTATTGgcaaaaaccagccaccacagagacagcttCTTATCCTGAAACTATCTATCTGATGAACACAGTGAACACTTTACATTcagagtagtcagctactctgccAAACAAAATAAGCATGTTTGCACTACCGCAAACTGCCttccttttttataaaaaaaaaatgggtgtATGAACACATACATGTACATTCTGCTCCTTTATCCTTATTTTCCTCTGAAGTTTATaaattgtttgtgcacacaaatgTGGCCAATAAatatgattctgattctgactagttgtggaaactttacactggacctcaagcatcTTGGATGCTTCTCCACTTTTTCTCCAGAATATTTCAGCACCTATTTCTAGCTAACTTTGTCATTCCACCTAACTTACCAATTGAATGAAAACTTCCAGCTTCTTTTACAACCtgccttttgtggcttaccgtGTTGGTGTCAATGAgggtctgctggacaactgtcttATCAGTCTTACCTAGGATTGTGTATTCCACATAAAGGCCAAATAATCCTTTATATTAGTGTAATGCTAATATTTTTTGAGGAACAAAATTTTGtctatttgttttacttttttttaaattattctaatttattgagatgcccATGTATAAGGAATCAACAATTTTAGaacaatatattttctttaggGATACAACAATAGCTCCCTTCAAGTGAAAAACAGTTTCCCAGATGGTGTGAAAacgttgaaaaatgtttaagaagGGGGAGAAGGCATGCTGAAATAAACAGATGTGCAGGATATTGTCACCAGCCAATTCCagcaatttaaaacacaaactgttttgGGACTGTAACTCTAAAATGCGACACACAAGTTTGTAAGCTTTGATTTATAGGATCAGACTGAAACATGCTGAAATAGTTGCAAAGCAGCGTTATCACCACGGCGTAGGGCTATAACTCTGCattcagaaaataaatcgtTTCCATCCGGGCTGTGTTTATTCAGTGAAAAACATTACCTCAGCTGTTTGGTAAGTGGTAAAACATTTTGCGTGTAGATTGCATTAACCACTTTTCCACTGTCTGAAATTAAATCCTTTCCTTGCTTGTTTTGGTCTTTGAGGGACAATCTTCAGTGATACATGCtaccaaaaatgtatttctccCCCGCACCAAACTGAGTCTGGAGACTGCGCAGAAAGCGTctgagaaaaaaatgcattaacaAACACAACTTTGAAAGTTCATGCAGCCGCTGTGCAGGACGTCCCGctaaagagggaaaaaaaaaaatctgctgaaGAGCAAACACAGCACAAGCTGAAAGACTGAAAGCAACAACCACTCCGAAGCAGCTTTATTCCCCAAACCTTGGGGACATTGGCTTGCGAAAATGGGCTTCCAGACGATATTTAGCTGTCGTCgggttattttaaaagtttttttgctTCAGTTCATCGTGTTTCAAGCAACAAAGGCTCGTCCGTCTCCTTTAATCAGGTTTCCCGGAGACGATTCCCCGAGAACAGACAAAGAAGTTGCTCTGGTGAGTTtctttttgaatttgtttttccaaatataCATCCAAAAGCTGCTGAAAAAAGCTTTgcttttatacgcgcagaccgTTGTGTGAaacttgttgtttttattttgggaggatttcatttgctttttttattattttcgcACCTTTCCTGTAGCACTATCTGAATAAGTTTTATGGATGCCCACAAGACAGATGCAACCTTATGGTGCTCAAAGACACATTGAAAAAAATGCAGAAGTTCTTCTCCTTGCAAGAAACTGGAGAAATAGATGCCAAAACGGTGGAGATCATGAAAAAGCCCCGCTGCGGTGTCCCAGATGTGGCTAATTACAACTTCTTCCACAGGAGACCCAAGTGGCAGAAGAAGGACGTTACCTACAGGTCAGACCCATAGCATTCCTATACACTGTATTTAAATTGTCAAGTTTTATTGATTTCTGCACATGTTCTAGTAAAATGGCTTTAGCAACACCTACATTTCCTACTTTATAACTGTGCATTTGTCAAGTAATTGAACATCAACCTGCTTGTCAACACTAAAGGGACCTATAAAAAAGACCCAGGAGTCCATTTGGCTACTCCATTGTAGTTGCTACCATatgatatttcttttttttaatctcacaAAAAAGCTTTAGATAAATCAAGGCATTTCAGATGTAACATGGTACTTGCTCCCCACTGACACTGCAAAAACTCCCCCAAGTTTCCATTCACCCCCACCAGCTTCAAAACAGTTTAAAGTGCTTCTCTTATAACATGCATTCCTATGCAGTATGCGTCAAGAACTTTGCTATGATCCTGCTTTAGAGTTAGATATATTTTAGTGGTTTTATGTGACATGGTCATTACAGGATGCCTGTTATTGTGTTTGTACAGAAAACAACTAGACAAAAACAATACCAACTACAAAGTCTTACTTTGACTTActgatcaaaaacaaaattacatagTAAATTGAGCCAATAGATTTTAGGTTTGTCGCTGAATTTCAGGAGTTTCAGGAAATGCTTTTACAGATGACTCATACTGTCCAGctttttttccatcattttaAGAAGAGAACAGAGCTATTTGAAACTTTCAGGGgatattttgtcttttcctgGAATTTGTCTGCATTTGTAATCTAATTTGAATTGCCACATTGTCATTTCATTGTAGAATCCTGGGATACACTCCTGACCTGGATGAGGAAGTCATAAATGATGCTTTCTACAGAGCCTTTAAAGTATGGAGTGATGTCACACCACTTTCTTTCACCCGCATTATGGATGGAGAGGCTGACATCATGGTTAATTTCGGCCGCAATGGTATGCTGTGTATTGAAATGTAAATTAGGTTTTATATGGCTAATATGCAGTGCTGATTTTTGTATTCCTCCATAATAGCTGTTTAAGCACCTCCCTATCCAGAAAACATTGAGCCAAAGTTCAGATGCCTGTAGACTGTTTTGCACAGGCCAATAACACACAGGTTATTATGGTGACTCTGCACCAAACCATTCTATATTTAGGGAGTGCATAATAAAACAGTGGGAACTGTGGTTTTTGCACAGATGATTCCAGTcattccagctaaaataagcaCTTGATATTTACTTACACTGCTGTAAATCACTCTTTCTGGTCATAGCCAACCACTTTGAGAAAGAATCTAGTAATTACAGTGAAAGACAAACAAAAGTGCTTCAGAGGATTAGTGTTATAGggactgtaataataatattaatgttaaaaaaaaagttattttttacacCTTTTCTAACCTTTGTTCCGATGTGTTATCAACAGAACATGGAGACGGTTATCCTTTTGATGGCAAAGATGGCCTCTTGGCTCATGCCTTTGCTCCGGGACCAGGAATTGGGGGAGATTCCCATTTTGATGATGATGAGCAGTGGACCCTAGGAGAGGGCAATGGTAATACAGCCTTCACTACATTTTTTTGCATACTCTTGTCATACTGTCAAAGGTACCAGGTCCTCCCGCAGTAGAAGCAATGCTGCCTCATCTCTTGTGATTTGGGGACACAGACCATTGCCCAATGCAAAAATAGTCAAGAAAgccattaaaaacacaaaatttggACCAATACATAAATAACAGAATTCTCTTTTTTCATAATAGTTATAGGCTTAAAAGTAAATGTCAATCCAAACATTGTGAAAATGTGAAACTAAAATGGATTTTAAAGGAACTGAAACACAGACCCAGATAGAGAAAGAAAGTAATGTTGTAAAAGGGAATGCTAtgactttaataaataaaaacgccTTTTCCAAAATTGACATTTTCTGTCCAACCCATACAATTTGTAATAATTTatatacaaaacacaaacacatacacctGTTCTTTCAATAATATATGTCCtgcatgtgacaaaatgtaaatatagtTAATATCTtccaaaatattcaaaataccCCTTAAATGGAGTTTTTCTCTTGTATCACCTTTTTGATTAAAAGCATATTAAAAAAACTCATTAAcatatggtttaaaaaaataacttcactgtaaatttgttaaaatgtgtttcttgtAATTGTTAGAGCAGTTAGTTAAATGGACAAATAGTTTATATACAGTAAtagtaaaaacaaactgaagttgTGTTCCATAACATGTGCAACTCACTGGGTAAGTGAAAGCTCAGTCCTCTCCTCTACTTTTCATATTTTCGAAATCTTTTCAGCCTTGGTTGAGTTTGTCACTCTAACTAGCATAACCTCATTACCCATATTTACATAATAAAAACAAGTTAATTAAAAggcttttttaaaactttatttattagtaTAACAAAGTCTTGACTTTAACTTTAGCACTACGTTGTATAGCTAGCAGACATTCCTACAAATTCTAACATTTGCATGGATTTTCAACTCTTGTTACTGCAATCCTGTTACTGTAATCATAACATTTATATCATGAtatgcaataaaaaataatgtatcCATTCAAGCCCTGTAAGCacaatttttaattaaaatagtcCTAAATTACTTTCAAAACACGTGTGTTTAACTCATGACTGTGTTGCACAAAGCATAGCATACAAATACTTAAGCATCTCATAAAAAATTATACCTTTGAGCTTGAGCGAGACATATAACATTTTTTGATTGTTCACTACATGCTTTTCTTAAGAACAGCACAGAAAATTATGAGATAAAGACTTTTTTTCAAaagttttgatgcataaattgGTGTCCAAATCTGGAATGATAATCAAAGATTTTGTCAGAGCAGGTAAACTTTATAAATTACGTGGAGTCACTCACGACTTTATGGAAACGTGTTACTTTAGCAAATTGTGAATTAATTTTGCTATGGCGAACTTCTGTATCTACCTGCGTTTAGAgtgagaagagagagagagctcCGGTCAGGATTACAATATAGTATTCCACAGTTATAacttttgtttatttcacaGTAGTTATACTTTAAAACCAACTCAAAATCACCTTTGCCAgataaatgtttattaaaattatagtttttttaatattcacaGATGTTTTTCAATAATTAAAGCTTGTGCATTGCGTCCCTAAGAACATTAACCACACACAACACCATTACCTACTTTGGTTCTTTGAAACTTGAAGTTGGTTAATGATGCACGCTTTAATGGGGTTGTgactgttttagtttgtatttcggAACTTAGACTGTATAAAACTCTAAAAATGATTAGTTGTATTGGCCTGAATAAAGAGTTTCCTCACTTCACCTCCAGAAACGGCTGAAAGTGTAAGTTCATGGGTAATTTTCTCCACGCTgattgtatttatatatttaaagaacTTTAATATTCAATATGACTTAGATGTTGTGTAACTAATAATACTAAATACTTTTGTTATAAAGTTAAAACCTaacagaaaatatgatctgTAGAGGAATGTAAAGTGGGagatgactgaaataaattgcTGGGAATTTTCAGCCATTCTGGGCTAGATTTCTGCCTTTGCAATCTGTCTTAGTCCTGGGACTaacactaacagaaataaaatcatgGACACAGAAAATAAGCCTTGTTCCTGCAGTGGAAACTAGAAACTGATCTTTGGTGTAGatttgctctctttgctctcagttGGTGGGTTTCTCAATCGACAATTAAAAGCGAAAAAAATAAGTAATTGAAAAGGTATTGTTGCACATTTAACTGCTATAGTATATTTCATGAGATTTTTAAATTGATAATCCTAAAACTTCCTTACAGCTACTTTGTTTCGATTATTTAATCTTCGTCTGAATTTTCTGGCACCTGATATTTGAAGTGGAGGCCAATTGGAAGAtgattagaagaaataaaatctcCATTGCAGACATTTTGGAATTACACTCAGTGACCCAGATATATTTGCTCcaagttttatttgttaataaatttatttcattttgatcTCTTGATTTAAAATAGTCAGCATtgtaaatttacttttttttatagtGTTGTATTCTAAAGTATTTTACTACTGGTTTTTGCAGAgttttgcatttgtttcttGTAAATAGCAGCTTAAGATAATAAGAGTCGCCTCAGATTTAGAATACCCTTTATGGTCATTGTCACAAGTAACAAGGAATTGAGAAAAGGTTATCCACTTTATTTCTTTGCAAATAACTAATATTATGTGAATAAGACAGTTAATACATCATGAAATTGGTtccgtttatttatatagtgccaattcacaacacgtcgccACTAGTCAAAGCAATCAAACCATGCAGACAGATTTCAAGTTAAGTACATACAATCCAAATTGATCTTatttatcaaacagtgcagttaaattcagtttaatattcaaattggttaaaagattTTCTACCCAAGGAAACGCAGCAGATTGGATTCAGTCATTGACTTACAGCGTTCACTCCACCTCTCATTAACAAGACAACTCTCTTTTCTACAGTGGTGAAAGTGAAGTTTGGCAATGCTGATGGAGAGTTCTGTAAGTTCCCCTTCCTGTTCATGGGCACCGAGTACAACAGCTGTACGCCTCAGGGTCGAGATGATGGATTTCTGTGGTGCTCCACCACCTACAATTTTGATGAAGATGGCAAATATGGCTTCTGCCCTCATGAATGTAAGCTTGTCACATACTTCCTAAATTTTGAAATCATAAAGGCTTGGTAGTCTCCTTATACATGTCAGCTTAAATTCTCTGAGACACCATTACTTTGTGGCCTCTTTACCTCAGCAACACTGATGGTGTATCCAAGTTGCATTTCAAACTTTAAAGCAATATTAATACAATGATTTCCACTCTCAaaactattttgtgattttggaCAGGAAGAAAGTAGGTTAAACTGTATGCCAGGAAAGCATGTTATTGTCTTGCTTTGAAGTAATTAtggaacatttattttccaagTTTCTGCCCCACTTTAGAACACTGCGCTTTACTAACCACTTTGTGTATCTCTGGTGTTCATGGTATACATAACATTGATGCATACCTGGTCCAACCAACTACCAAAGTACACATGTACTAAGTTGTTTTAGATGATGTGAACATGTTTGGGCAATGTTTGTACTAGAACTGCTTATTCTGTTAAGCTCTTAGTAATATTTATGTGGAAATGGTTTCTTTGTATTTCCTCTGTTCTCTGGGTACTTTGTCTTACATTATCTCTCATGGCATGTTATACTGAAGTTTCTTTCTTGTAGTCATAAATAGTTACTTTGTGTAATGTCTTTAGGGCATCCACAAAGCTTGAAtatacttgtttttttctctttttacagTGCTTTTCACCCTTGGTGGTAATGGAGATGGGGCTCCTTGTAAATTCCCCTTCAACTTTCAGGGGGAAAGTTATGACAGCTGCACCACTCAGGGCAGGGATGATGGATATCGCTGGTGTGCCACCACTGAGGACTATGACCGTGACAAATCCTATGGCTTCTGCCCTGAAACTGGTAGGTGCTGTCTTCTGCTCCTTGAATTGCACACTATACATCAACCCACTATTATGTAATCTCAAATTTTGTAAGACTTTTTAAGTGGCAGTGATGATTACAGTGTTTTCATACTGTTTTGAGATTCCCATGTTGTGTTTGTTTAGGTGTGTATAGGCGAAGGTACTTGTGTGTTTATCTTTTTGGACATGTGTAATGCCTTTATGTTGTTGCTCTGCAGGAATTCTCCCACTGGGGCTTCTCAGCCTTGCTTGTGGTTAGCTTAATCACAGTTAAACTATTTTAATGTGCACTGCTTTGCTTTACTTTCCATTCGGTTAGTTAAAAATCTCTTTAGTGGTTTAGATAGAGAAGTAGGTTAGGAGTTTCAGACAGATAACAATAAGATCATTCTgacttatatttttttcttttttatttattttaataatgtggctatgaaaaaaaagaaaacatggtaggatgaataaaaataattctggTGGGGCTTTTTGATTAGGTTCCTGGTGTGGATTAGCTGATGGCGTTATTTGTGTTGTGCTACTTGCTCTTCACTTCATCCACACTTGTTTCAGAGTACAGCCAGGAAacccaactttatttaaaacacagtttgacattTCAATCAGTTTATAAGACTTTAAGGTTTACTGCACACAAACCTATGAAATAATCCGCTGCGGTTTTCAGCAATGTCAACAGTGGGAGGAAATGCAGAGGGAAGCCCCTGCGTCTTTCCTTTCATCTTTCTTGGAGACAGCTATGATTCCTGCACTTCTTCTGGACGCAGTGATGGAAAGATGTGGTGTGCTACCACTAAGAACTACGATGATGACCGCAAATGGGGTTTCTGTCCTGACCAAGGTGCGGCAGCTTTGACAAATTGTACTTGTAGACTGTTGGTGTAGAAATTAACATGTTTAAAGACCACACAGAACAAGGAATGATATTTTTACATCTGCTTCAAGTTTAATTCTAAAAATGTTCCCAAAAGCAACAAGCAGCATAAATTTAGACATTTGTAACAGAAAAGATGGAAATTCCAGTCCTAAATCTGCCTTATTTacttaaaaaccaaataaaagatGACTCACAATCTTTTTTGATCTCATTTCTTTTCAGGTTACAGTTTGTTCCTGGTGGCGGCCCATGAGTTTGGTCACGCTCTGGGTTTGGAGCACTCCCAGGATCCCGGAGCCCTGATGGCTCCCATCTATACTTTTACCAAAGACTTCAGACTTTCTCATGATGACATCCAAGGCATCCAAGAGCTCTATGGTGAAAATAAATTTCTAACCATGTTCAAAAAAGGCATGCTTTTCTTAACTGAGGAACAAGCAGAGTAGAGTAAGAGTAAAATTTCCTGGTATATCCAACAGGTGTGCCCACTGACAAGCCTTTGCCGCCAACCCAGGGTCCTGTCACTCCAATGGACATTTGTAAAGAGCCAGTTATCTTTGATGCTGTTGCACAAATCAGAGGAGAGACTTTTTTCTTCAAAGACAGGTAATAGTTTAAAATATGGTTGACTACATAATCAATAGACATTTTGAGTTGTAGACATGTTTAATAAATTCGGGGATTTTTGTGCAAATTTGATGAGTCATTTAATCTATATTAATCTACGTAAATCAGTTACATAATATGTCACATAAACTttcaaaaatagtttaaaaatccATTCTGAAGGATGAATTATTTACCTGTCCCAGGAAATGATGACACATTTAAAGAAGAAAGGTCATTCTGAATTTTGATCAAAGATAGAATTTgattcataatttaaaaacaaatacacttCATTAAGggttatatttattattattggcaCTAAGGTCaattttttgttgatttatttcagtaaaagaaacacaaaaaccaaCGTAATATGAAGATGCTAATACTAAGTCTACCCCACAACTATGAATATGAAACAAGCTATTTAAAcgttattttaaagttttactgGTGTTTCTTTTGAGCTTAAAGGAAGGGCCTGGGCCAGATTTTCATTTCTAGTACCTTATGGTACATTTCCAGGGGATAGAGTGAGAGCGGAAAAGGAGAACTTCAAAGTGTCTGAAGCATCTGAAGACATCAGTTTCAAAACTCAGAGCCGCCATGATAGAATATGACAAGAGAGTGCCTTCTTTGTTGTTCCTTAGTCAGAATGTTGGCCTACCCACAAACTGAATAGATCTCTGCAGGTTTGTGGCTATCTCATTCCTATTTTCATGCTCAGCTGGCAGAGGAATCACAGTAGAGCAACTGTTCTGGCCAGAGAGGTCACAGTGTCCGGGAGGTTGAGACTAGCTTATCTGGCCTGGGCTATTGGATGTTTGGAGAGTTTCCCACTCTGAATTATTCCTGACCTGAACTAAAAATGAATATAGAATGCTCAGGAAGTCAGTGTTGCTGAACATGTGAGAAGCATGGAGGAGAACAAAACAAACTCTGCTGGAACTTTACACAACAAAGCATTCAGTGCTCTAAAACAATATTGCAGCCAAAATATTATAGGCTAATTAAGGTAGGATGGATTTTTACTTGTTGGCTTTTGGATTCTCtatgtttcttttctgtcagcacCCCATCTCTGGGCAGCTTCTGGGGTAAGACACCTAATACAAAAATTATATGTGCATTTTGGTAGGTGTGTGACCACATCACATTTCCACAGCTATAAAAGAAAATTGCATTCTAGTATTTGTTCAATCACATTGTTTTAACTCAAGAAGAGACAGAAGTGTTAATGTAGATAAAACATTGTCTCCTGGAGGAACTTAACACATTAATCAGTATTTAAAGTTAACttattataaattattaaaaataaagcttttctgagtTTCTAACAGACACTTTAATAGTCACAGGCATTCAGACGTTTTTGAGCATAACACTTCAAGTTCATAACATTCCTGCATTTGTTTAGAGTCAGGATAGCATCAGTGTGGGGCAAGGGGTTTTTGAGGCTAATTCGTAGAGCCCAACAAGAGCCTTTTTAAGGTAGTTAGACGAGACAGTTAAAATCTGTTAAATTATAGATTTGGGTGTTTCATGTCACTATCTTTGATGGTTCTTGTCATGGTGTGCCCCATCTTCTGTCACCCCAAACTATGACTACAGCATAAACGTAATAATGCCAGCTAATAAATGCCCAGATGATCCATGTCAAAAACTGCCACTGGTAACAGTTACAGTAATATAACTCTTTATAACCTTAGTAAACCctagtaaagtttttttttttctttttttgagtaagctaaagaaaaaaaaacccactgaaATAGATGGCTTAGGGCTTTATCATTTTATGTAATCAAAACTCAATAGACTGACATGATATACTGATTTAAAGATTTCTTATTATACTGTAACACTATGGTTTAAAGAATGTGATAATAGGGAGGAAGAGAACAGCAGGCTGCTCCTCATCTCATGCAGTGACAAACAAAATAGACATTAGTCATCAACACAGTCTACAATCTTGTCCTCCACTGGCGCCAGTACATCCAGTGTTTTACAAAGCTCATCAAGCTGAGCATCTGTGTGAGTAGATTCATAAAGTACCACAGTTTGGCCAATGGTCTTTGTGGGTGTTTGCACTTTCCTGCTTAAAGGTGAACACAAAAGTTGTTTGCATCCCCCAGATTTAAACAGGAATTTTTAGAAAACACAAAGGCTGATGGCATTGTATATCTGTCAACATTTGGTTAATgggtaaaaaaaagcaaatgatttgGTTAGCTTTGTTTTCCCCACTTGAAACTATTGGGTTagaaactgaaagaaacaaACCAGTCTTGTTCACAGATCCTGCTTTATTGCAGAATTACTTTTCAGTTCGCAATGGGCCCTATCCACATTTAAAGCGGGCACCAGAGCAGCACAGCTCAAAGAGTGCTCTTTGGACCATAAAACGTTGACTCAGTTGTTTGAAATCAAGCTGAGCTGAAACTTAAATTCCTTCAAAGCTTTAGAGAGTTGAAGATTTAGGCAGGGGAATAAAGGTATATAAGAGCTTCACGTTTGACCATGCTacgaagttttgttttgttgaat is from Girardinichthys multiradiatus isolate DD_20200921_A chromosome 4, DD_fGirMul_XY1, whole genome shotgun sequence and encodes:
- the mmp2 gene encoding 72 kDa type IV collagenase, which encodes MGFQTIFSCRRVILKVFLLQFIVFQATKARPSPLIRFPGDDSPRTDKEVALHYLNKFYGCPQDRCNLMVLKDTLKKMQKFFSLQETGEIDAKTVEIMKKPRCGVPDVANYNFFHRRPKWQKKDVTYRILGYTPDLDEEVINDAFYRAFKVWSDVTPLSFTRIMDGEADIMVNFGRNEHGDGYPFDGKDGLLAHAFAPGPGIGGDSHFDDDEQWTLGEGNVVKVKFGNADGEFCKFPFLFMGTEYNSCTPQGRDDGFLWCSTTYNFDEDGKYGFCPHELLFTLGGNGDGAPCKFPFNFQGESYDSCTTQGRDDGYRWCATTEDYDRDKSYGFCPETAMSTVGGNAEGSPCVFPFIFLGDSYDSCTSSGRSDGKMWCATTKNYDDDRKWGFCPDQGYSLFLVAAHEFGHALGLEHSQDPGALMAPIYTFTKDFRLSHDDIQGIQELYGVPTDKPLPPTQGPVTPMDICKEPVIFDAVAQIRGETFFFKDRFLFRSVNFRSKPSGPMLVATYWPDLPAKIDAAYENPVEEKTVFFSGDEMWVYKADELERGYPKRLSSLGLPTDIQQIDAAFNFRKNRKTYLFSVDKFWRYDENSKAMDPGFPKLIADSWNGIPDAIDSAFSLNGIDYSYFFKGNHYFKLEDSSLKIVKLGEITKDWLGC